One part of the Helicobacter cetorum MIT 99-5656 genome encodes these proteins:
- a CDS encoding thioredoxin family protein — translation MLEIINGNNYEEKIAQGAVVVNIGASWCPDCRKIEPIMDNLAKAYEGKVQFFKVSFDESEDLKESLGIRKIPTLIFYKDAKEVGERLVEPGSQKPIEDAIKALL, via the coding sequence ATGTTAGAAATTATTAATGGAAATAATTATGAAGAGAAAATCGCTCAAGGAGCGGTGGTAGTTAATATTGGAGCGAGCTGGTGTCCGGATTGTAGGAAGATTGAGCCGATTATGGATAATCTAGCCAAGGCTTATGAAGGGAAAGTGCAATTTTTTAAGGTTTCTTTTGATGAAAGCGAAGATTTGAAAGAGAGCTTAGGTATTCGTAAAATTCCTACTTTGATTTTTTACAAAGATGCCAAAGAAGTGGGCGAAAGACTTGTAGAACCCGGTTCTCAAAAACCTATTGAAGACGCTATAAAGGCGTTGTTGTAG
- a CDS encoding LPP20 family lipoprotein, whose translation MKNQVKKLLGLSVVATMMVVGCNHAPKSGVSKSNKEYKEAIKGAPDWVMGDLEKVAGYEKYSSVFLGRAEDIITSNDVDYSTNQATAKARANLAANLKATLQRDLQNEKTRTMDSEGKRSMSGTDSEKISQLVDKELVASKMLARYIGKDRVFVLVGLDKEIVEKVRAELGMVKKKK comes from the coding sequence ATGAAAAATCAAGTCAAAAAGCTTTTAGGATTGAGTGTTGTAGCGACAATGATGGTTGTGGGTTGTAACCATGCCCCAAAATCAGGCGTTAGCAAGAGTAATAAAGAGTATAAAGAAGCGATTAAAGGAGCTCCTGACTGGGTTATGGGGGATTTGGAAAAAGTAGCAGGGTATGAAAAATATTCAAGTGTATTTTTAGGCAGGGCTGAAGACATTATCACAAGTAATGATGTAGATTATTCTACTAACCAAGCTACAGCAAAGGCTAGGGCTAATTTAGCGGCAAATTTAAAGGCCACTTTGCAAAGAGATTTGCAAAACGAAAAAACTAGAACTATGGATTCCGAAGGTAAAAGGTCTATGAGTGGCACTGATAGTGAAAAAATTTCTCAATTAGTGGATAAGGAATTAGTCGCTTCTAAAATGCTTGCTCGTTATATAGGTAAGGATAGAGTTTTTGTTTTAGTGGGCTTAGACAAAGAAATCGTAGAAAAGGTGCGTGCTGAACTAGGTATGGTTAAAAAGAAAAAATAA
- the sppA gene encoding signal peptide peptidase SppA, with protein sequence MLSFIQKIFKALVVMPLDFITKYFKSFVFLFVVLLVFSTKESTPKTPPNLARLYLNGAIFSTENFEKEVNKILKTPSIKGVLLLIDSPGGAVSASVELSEKIFELRQKIPVLAYARGIMASGSYYVGMQANEVYASKASLIGSIGVIFSGANAENLLNKIGLGTQGVHAGEYKEIGTFTRAWKPNEKDFLQNLVNEQYQMFVNDVAKARNLNANNYKNFAEGKVFNAQRALDLRLIDRISTIKEAQARLMELSKVKEVHWLEKSSMERFIEKATQSVTSILTQAFSYQLLMR encoded by the coding sequence ATGTTGAGTTTCATTCAAAAAATCTTTAAGGCTCTAGTGGTTATGCCTTTGGATTTTATTACGAAGTATTTTAAGTCGTTTGTGTTTTTGTTTGTGGTGCTACTCGTTTTTAGCACTAAAGAAAGCACCCCAAAGACGCCGCCTAATTTAGCCAGACTCTATTTAAACGGAGCGATTTTTAGCACAGAGAATTTTGAAAAAGAAGTCAATAAGATTTTAAAAACCCCTAGTATTAAGGGCGTTTTACTCTTGATTGATTCGCCAGGTGGAGCGGTTTCTGCGAGTGTGGAATTGAGTGAAAAAATCTTTGAGTTAAGGCAAAAAATACCTGTTCTAGCATATGCTAGGGGGATTATGGCAAGTGGGAGCTATTATGTGGGTATGCAAGCGAATGAAGTCTATGCTTCTAAAGCAAGCTTAATTGGCTCAATTGGTGTGATTTTCTCTGGTGCGAATGCGGAAAACTTGCTTAATAAAATAGGCTTAGGAACGCAAGGCGTGCATGCGGGTGAGTATAAAGAAATCGGCACTTTTACTAGGGCTTGGAAACCTAACGAAAAAGATTTTTTACAAAATTTAGTGAATGAGCAATACCAAATGTTTGTGAATGATGTCGCTAAAGCGAGAAATCTCAACGCTAACAACTATAAGAATTTTGCTGAAGGGAAGGTCTTTAACGCTCAAAGGGCTTTGGATTTAAGGCTCATTGATAGAATCAGCACTATCAAAGAAGCTCAAGCTCGTTTAATGGAGTTAAGCAAAGTTAAAGAAGTCCATTGGTTGGAAAAAAGCTCTATGGAGCGTTTTATTGAAAAAGCCACACAATCTGTTACAAGCATACTCACTCAAGCGTTTAGCTACCAATTATTAATGAGATGA
- the lpoB gene encoding penicillin-binding protein activator LpoB, with the protein MAFLTKLKIIGSVALSALLWVGCSGGVATYQNVNDMTKNTTSSLNSTDLLLTANAMIESMLNDPNFVQLKGKRLIEVSDIINDTTQPNLDMNLLSTKITQQLRLRSQGKFNVTRASGGSGIAADSRIIEQRQKERESEEYNQDTTMEKGTLKAADLSLSGKVSSNAASIDKARQRLDYNFTLSLTDRKTGVEVWSDVKPIVKNASNKHVAF; encoded by the coding sequence ATGGCATTCTTAACAAAGTTAAAAATCATAGGTTCAGTGGCTTTGAGTGCTTTATTGTGGGTTGGTTGCTCAGGTGGGGTAGCGACCTATCAAAATGTCAATGATATGACTAAGAACACGACTTCAAGTCTTAATAGCACAGATTTATTGCTAACAGCTAATGCGATGATAGAATCCATGCTAAATGACCCTAATTTTGTGCAACTTAAAGGCAAACGACTTATTGAAGTGTCTGATATTATCAATGACACCACTCAGCCTAATTTGGATATGAACTTGCTTAGCACCAAAATCACACAGCAATTGAGATTACGCTCTCAAGGAAAATTTAATGTAACTAGGGCAAGCGGTGGGAGTGGCATTGCGGCAGATAGTAGGATTATAGAACAGCGTCAAAAAGAAAGAGAGAGCGAAGAATATAACCAAGACACCACTATGGAAAAAGGCACTTTAAAAGCTGCTGATTTATCTTTAAGTGGTAAAGTGTCTAGCAATGCAGCTTCTATTGATAAGGCTAGGCAGCGATTAGACTATAATTTTACGCTTAGCTTGACTGATAGAAAAACAGGCGTGGAAGTGTGGAGCGATGTTAAGCCCATTGTAAAAAACGCCAGCAACAAACATGTGGCGTTTTAA
- the purU gene encoding formyltetrahydrofolate deformylase: MLEFILKVQAKDARGLVSAISTTIANKGYNIVKNDEFVEPLKQRFFMRLKIQKEITPLNAEIKEQEERDLKNALFKALENFEELLVEVILVRKKNIVLLATKESHCLGDLLLRVYGKELDAQILGVIANHETLAPLVEKFDVPYFHVPCIDKASHEKEVLEVIKRLELEHKTSIDLLVLAKYMRILSHDFTKRYENQILNIHHSFLPAFIGANPYQQAFERGVKVIGATAHFVNESLDAGPIILQDTLPINHNYSVEKMRLVGKDIEKLVLARALKLVLEDRVFVYENKTVVF, translated from the coding sequence ATGTTAGAATTTATTTTAAAAGTTCAAGCTAAAGACGCTAGAGGTTTGGTGAGTGCCATTAGCACCACTATAGCTAACAAGGGCTATAACATTGTCAAAAATGATGAATTTGTAGAGCCGTTGAAGCAACGCTTTTTTATGCGCTTAAAAATCCAAAAAGAAATCACCCCCTTGAATGCTGAGATTAAGGAACAAGAGGAGCGAGATTTAAAAAACGCTCTTTTTAAGGCTTTAGAAAACTTTGAAGAGCTACTTGTTGAAGTTATCTTAGTGCGTAAAAAAAACATTGTTTTACTAGCCACTAAAGAGAGTCATTGTTTAGGGGATTTGCTTTTAAGGGTGTATGGCAAAGAATTAGATGCTCAAATTTTAGGCGTTATCGCAAACCATGAGACTTTAGCCCCCTTGGTAGAGAAATTTGATGTGCCTTATTTTCATGTGCCTTGCATAGATAAAGCTTCGCATGAAAAAGAAGTTTTAGAGGTTATCAAACGCCTAGAGCTAGAGCATAAAACAAGCATAGATTTGCTCGTTTTAGCCAAATACATGCGGATTTTGAGCCACGACTTTACGAAGCGTTATGAAAATCAAATTTTAAATATCCATCATAGTTTTTTGCCAGCATTCATTGGGGCTAACCCTTATCAACAAGCTTTTGAAAGGGGGGTAAAAGTTATCGGAGCTACGGCTCATTTTGTGAATGAGAGCTTAGATGCGGGGCCTATTATTTTACAAGATACCTTGCCTATCAACCACAATTACAGCGTAGAAAAAATGCGTTTGGTGGGTAAGGATATAGAAAAGCTGGTTCTGGCTAGGGCTTTAAAGCTTGTTTTAGAAGACAGGGTGTTTGTGTATGAAAATAAAACGGTGGTGTTTTAA
- a CDS encoding LPP20 family lipoprotein, with product MKKIILICLATCLSAEPKWYSKAYNSSAIQKGYLYGNGSAKSKEASKQKALADLVASISVNINSQIHIQKSRVDNKLKSSDSEAINLRTNDLELNNVEIVKQEAQKGIYYTRLRINKDLFLQGLRDKYHTLYKQFATLMPKACKGIFLQQAKSMSELLAQITPIERILKAYSIPISSLQPYENTYYQNALKPKAQIIFENSNDTEIEDALMSAYARVLTPSNEQGLYQVKNKIFTEKENDNERIRVSIDVSDCQGTPLLSRIIEVHEKNRNFALIRLQSLLYKQLKDYANKEGQGNTGL from the coding sequence ATGAAAAAGATTATTCTTATATGCCTAGCGACTTGTTTGAGTGCCGAGCCTAAATGGTATAGCAAGGCATACAACTCATCGGCTATCCAAAAAGGCTACCTTTATGGAAATGGTTCGGCCAAATCTAAGGAAGCTTCTAAGCAAAAAGCATTAGCAGATTTAGTGGCTTCAATTAGTGTGAATATCAATTCGCAAATCCATATTCAAAAAAGCCGTGTGGATAACAAGCTAAAATCTAGCGATTCAGAAGCGATTAATTTAAGAACTAATGATTTAGAGTTGAATAATGTAGAAATAGTCAAACAAGAAGCACAAAAGGGGATTTACTACACGAGATTAAGGATTAATAAAGATTTGTTTTTGCAAGGCTTGAGAGATAAATACCACACCCTTTACAAGCAGTTTGCAACCTTAATGCCTAAGGCTTGTAAGGGCATTTTCTTGCAACAAGCCAAAAGCATGAGCGAATTACTAGCACAAATCACGCCTATTGAAAGGATTTTAAAAGCGTATTCTATCCCTATTAGTTCTTTACAGCCCTATGAAAACACCTATTACCAAAACGCCCTTAAACCTAAGGCACAAATTATTTTTGAGAATAGCAATGATACAGAGATTGAAGACGCTTTAATGAGTGCATACGCCAGAGTGCTAACCCCTAGCAACGAACAAGGACTCTACCAAGTAAAAAATAAGATTTTTACAGAAAAAGAGAATGATAACGAACGCATTAGAGTTAGCATAGATGTGAGCGATTGTCAAGGCACACCTTTATTGAGTAGAATTATTGAAGTGCATGAAAAAAATAGGAATTTTGCTCTCATTCGCCTACAATCTCTACTCTACAAGCAATTAAAAGATTATGCCAATAAGGAAGGGCAGGGCAACACAGGGTTATAA